The following proteins come from a genomic window of Pseudomonas putida:
- the argS gene encoding arginine--tRNA ligase codes for MKDTIRQLIQQALTQLVTDGVLPEGLSPAIQVENARDKTHGDFASNIAMMLAKPAGMKPRDLAEKLIAALPASADISKAEIAGPGFLNFFQNTDALANRLDAALADAHLGARKAGPAQKVVIDMSAPNLAKEMHVGHLRSTIIGDSVARVLEFLGDQVIRQNHVGDWGTQFGMLLAYLEENPITSDELSDLENFYRAAKKRFDESEEFATRARGLVVKLQAGDPDCMALWTRFKDISLSHCQKTYELLNVKLTMADVMGESAYNADLANVVADLKAKGLLVEDQGAQCVFLEEFKNSEGEPLPVIVQKADGGYLYATTDLAAVRYRSNVLKADRALYFVDQRQALHFNQVFEVARRAGFVGHPMQMEHMGFGTMNGADGRPFKTRDGGTVKLIDLLTEAKERAYALVKEKNPSLAEDELRHIGEVVGIGAVKYADLSKHRTSDYSFNFELMLNFEGNTAPYLLYAYTRVAGVFRKLGKGFDEVEGHIVLQAAHEQDLAARLAQFGEILNNVADKGTPHVLCTYLYDLAGLFSSFYENCPILAAETPEQQQSRLRLAALTGRTLKQGLELLGLETLERM; via the coding sequence ATGAAAGACACCATTCGCCAGCTGATCCAGCAAGCCCTCACCCAACTCGTCACCGACGGTGTGCTGCCTGAAGGGCTGTCGCCGGCGATCCAGGTGGAAAACGCCCGGGACAAGACACACGGCGACTTCGCCAGCAACATCGCGATGATGCTGGCCAAGCCGGCTGGCATGAAGCCGCGTGACCTGGCCGAAAAGCTGATTGCAGCCCTGCCGGCCAGTGCAGACATCAGCAAGGCCGAAATCGCAGGCCCAGGCTTTTTGAACTTCTTCCAGAACACCGACGCCTTGGCCAACCGCCTGGACGCCGCCCTGGCCGATGCACACCTGGGTGCGCGCAAGGCTGGCCCTGCGCAGAAGGTGGTGATCGATATGTCGGCACCGAACCTGGCCAAAGAGATGCACGTCGGCCACCTGCGATCCACCATCATCGGTGACAGCGTCGCCCGCGTGCTGGAATTCCTGGGCGACCAGGTCATCCGCCAGAACCACGTGGGCGACTGGGGTACTCAGTTCGGCATGCTGCTGGCCTATCTGGAAGAAAACCCGATCACCAGCGACGAGTTGTCTGACCTGGAGAACTTCTACCGCGCCGCCAAGAAGCGCTTCGACGAGTCCGAGGAATTCGCCACCCGCGCCCGCGGCCTGGTGGTCAAGCTGCAGGCCGGCGACCCGGACTGCATGGCCCTGTGGACGCGCTTCAAGGACATTTCGCTGTCGCACTGCCAGAAAACCTACGAGTTGCTCAACGTCAAACTGACCATGGCCGACGTGATGGGCGAAAGCGCCTATAACGCCGACCTCGCCAACGTGGTTGCCGACCTCAAGGCCAAAGGCCTGCTGGTCGAGGACCAAGGCGCCCAGTGCGTGTTCCTCGAAGAGTTCAAGAACAGCGAAGGCGAGCCATTGCCCGTGATCGTGCAGAAGGCCGACGGCGGCTACCTGTACGCCACCACCGACCTGGCTGCAGTGCGCTACCGCAGCAATGTGCTCAAGGCCGACCGCGCACTGTACTTCGTCGACCAGCGCCAGGCGCTGCACTTCAACCAGGTGTTCGAAGTGGCGCGCCGCGCCGGTTTCGTCGGGCACCCGATGCAGATGGAACACATGGGCTTCGGCACCATGAACGGCGCCGATGGCCGCCCGTTCAAGACCCGTGACGGCGGCACCGTGAAGCTGATCGACCTGCTCACCGAGGCCAAGGAGCGTGCCTACGCACTGGTCAAGGAGAAAAACCCGAGCCTGGCCGAGGACGAATTGCGCCACATCGGTGAAGTGGTCGGTATCGGCGCGGTGAAATACGCGGACTTGTCCAAGCACCGCACCAGCGACTACAGCTTCAACTTTGAGCTGATGCTCAACTTCGAAGGCAACACCGCGCCCTACCTGCTGTACGCCTACACCCGCGTGGCCGGCGTGTTCCGCAAGTTGGGCAAGGGCTTTGACGAGGTGGAAGGCCACATCGTCCTGCAGGCTGCCCACGAGCAGGACCTGGCTGCACGCCTGGCGCAATTCGGCGAAATCCTCAACAACGTCGCGGACAAGGGCACCCCGCACGTGTTGTGCACCTACCTGTACGACCTGGCCGGCCTGTTCTCCAGCTTCTACGAGAATTGCCCGATCCTCGCCGCCGAAACCCCCGAGCAGCAGCAGAGCCGTCTGCGCCTGGCGGCCCTGACGGGTCGCACCCTGAAGCAAGGTCTGGAACTGCTCGGCCTGGAAACCCTGGAGCGCATGTAA
- a CDS encoding primosomal protein N' translates to MSDVILRLALPSPLRRLFDYRAPASMARQALTPGMRIRVPFGRREMIGVLVEVCDHSEVPADKLKPASALLDPVSPVPAPLFKLCLWTAQYYQHSLGDTLSWALPTLLRQGEPAEMRQERFWHVAPGARLEDPRIARAPRQRDALKTLAQHPHGVAHSLLSKLNLNKDSLDLLLAKDLVQQEVRRHLPAQRHEHWLAQPELPLNDEQREAFEAVRDGFGGFNAFLLAGVTGSGKTEVYLQLIRETLEAGKQALVLIPEINLGPQTLARFEQRFNARIALVHSAVNDRERLDAWLAARDGEADIIIGTRSALFTPMKNPGLIIIDEEHDGSYKQQEGLRYHARDLAMVRAHQENIPILLGSATPSLETLHNALTGRYRLLRMNQRAGGARPPRMLRLDVKSLPLDSGISGPLQQAIRQTLEAGQQVLVFLNRRGFAPTLLCHDCGWLSECPRCDARMTVHQRAGVLRCHHCGYDERLPHQCPKCNHVDLRPVGAGTERAEERLKVLFPDYPILRVDRDSTARKDAMNNLFSTIQRGQPSILVGTQMLAKGHHFPRVTLVAILDADGGLFSGDFRATERMAQLIVQVAGRAGRAEEPGKVVIQTHLADHPLLVQLTEQGYFAFAEQALDERRAAGLPPYSHLALLRAEAHKPGQAEGFLDEACNAAQRLVAEQRLPGIELLGPVPAPMERKAGRFRAQLLIQAETRAPLHRLISAWLLVLEQLPGGRQVRWSLDVDPVDLY, encoded by the coding sequence GTGTCCGACGTCATCCTGCGCCTTGCCCTGCCCTCCCCCCTGCGTCGCCTGTTCGACTACCGGGCGCCGGCGAGCATGGCGCGCCAGGCACTCACTCCCGGGATGCGCATCCGAGTGCCGTTCGGCCGCCGCGAGATGATCGGCGTGCTGGTAGAGGTCTGCGACCACAGCGAAGTCCCTGCCGACAAGCTGAAACCGGCCAGCGCCCTGCTCGACCCCGTTTCACCGGTGCCGGCGCCGCTGTTCAAGCTATGCCTGTGGACGGCCCAGTACTACCAGCACAGCCTCGGCGACACCCTGAGCTGGGCCTTGCCCACCTTGCTGCGCCAGGGCGAGCCGGCCGAGATGCGCCAGGAACGCTTCTGGCACGTGGCCCCCGGCGCCCGCCTTGAAGACCCCCGCATCGCACGCGCACCGCGCCAGCGCGACGCCCTGAAAACCTTGGCCCAACACCCGCATGGCGTTGCCCACAGCCTTTTGAGCAAACTGAACCTGAACAAGGACAGCCTCGATCTGCTGCTCGCCAAGGACCTGGTTCAGCAGGAAGTACGCCGCCACCTGCCGGCGCAACGGCATGAACACTGGCTGGCCCAACCGGAACTGCCGCTCAACGACGAGCAGCGCGAAGCATTCGAGGCTGTGCGCGATGGCTTTGGCGGTTTCAATGCGTTCCTCCTGGCCGGCGTTACCGGCAGCGGCAAGACCGAGGTCTACCTGCAACTGATCCGCGAAACCCTGGAGGCTGGAAAGCAGGCGCTGGTGCTGATCCCGGAAATCAACCTCGGCCCGCAAACCCTGGCGCGTTTCGAACAGCGTTTCAACGCACGCATCGCCTTGGTGCATTCGGCCGTCAATGACCGCGAACGCCTCGACGCCTGGCTGGCAGCGCGAGATGGCGAGGCCGATATCATCATCGGCACGCGTTCGGCGCTGTTCACCCCAATGAAGAACCCGGGCCTGATCATCATCGACGAGGAACATGACGGTTCCTATAAGCAGCAGGAAGGCCTGCGCTACCACGCCCGCGACCTTGCGATGGTGCGCGCTCACCAGGAAAACATCCCGATTCTGCTCGGCTCAGCCACCCCTTCGCTGGAAACCCTGCACAATGCCCTGACCGGCCGCTACCGCCTGCTACGCATGAACCAACGCGCAGGGGGCGCGCGCCCGCCACGCATGTTACGCCTGGACGTGAAAAGCCTGCCGCTGGACAGTGGCATCAGCGGTCCCCTGCAACAGGCCATCCGCCAGACACTGGAAGCAGGCCAGCAGGTGCTGGTTTTCCTCAACCGCCGCGGTTTCGCCCCGACGCTGCTATGCCACGACTGCGGCTGGCTCAGCGAATGCCCGCGCTGCGATGCCCGCATGACCGTGCACCAGCGCGCCGGCGTGCTGCGCTGCCACCATTGCGGGTACGACGAACGCCTGCCGCACCAGTGCCCTAAGTGCAACCATGTCGACTTGCGCCCGGTAGGTGCAGGTACCGAGCGCGCCGAGGAACGTCTGAAGGTATTGTTCCCCGATTACCCAATCCTGCGGGTCGACCGCGACAGCACGGCCCGCAAGGACGCCATGAACAATTTGTTCAGCACCATTCAGCGCGGCCAGCCGAGCATCCTGGTCGGGACGCAGATGCTGGCTAAGGGGCACCACTTTCCGCGGGTTACCTTGGTCGCGATTCTCGATGCCGATGGGGGGCTGTTCTCCGGCGACTTTCGCGCCACCGAGCGCATGGCACAACTCATCGTGCAGGTGGCCGGGCGCGCCGGGCGTGCCGAGGAGCCCGGCAAAGTGGTCATCCAGACGCACCTGGCCGACCACCCCCTACTGGTACAGTTGACCGAGCAAGGCTACTTCGCCTTTGCCGAACAGGCCCTGGACGAGCGCCGCGCCGCCGGCCTGCCACCGTATTCCCACCTTGCCCTGCTGCGCGCCGAAGCGCACAAGCCAGGGCAGGCCGAAGGTTTTCTCGACGAAGCCTGCAACGCAGCGCAGCGCCTGGTTGCGGAGCAACGCTTGCCCGGCATTGAACTGTTGGGCCCGGTGCCTGCTCCGATGGAGCGCAAGGCCGGGCGCTTCCGTGCGCAATTGCTGATACAGGCCGAAACCCGGGCACCGCTGCATCGACTGATCAGTGCCTGGTTGCTAGTGTTGGAGCAGCTTCCAGGCGGGCGACAAGTACGCTGGTCGCTGGATGTCGACCCGGTCGACCTTTATTGA
- the rpmE gene encoding 50S ribosomal protein L31, translating to MKADIHPNYEAVAVTCSCGNKFETRSTLGSTLAIDVCNLCHPFYTGKQKVLDTGGRVQRFADRFGMFGTKK from the coding sequence ATGAAAGCTGATATTCATCCGAACTACGAAGCAGTTGCTGTGACCTGCAGCTGCGGCAACAAATTCGAAACCCGTTCGACCCTGGGCAGCACCCTGGCGATCGACGTTTGCAACCTGTGCCACCCGTTCTACACCGGTAAGCAGAAAGTGCTGGACACCGGTGGTCGCGTTCAGCGCTTCGCCGATCGCTTCGGTATGTTCGGTACCAAGAAGTAA
- a CDS encoding thermonuclease family protein → MRMANPSGFALLLKKAPLVGAFFVGALWQVPALAFCPLPDRPQIVAVRQVVDGDTLRLTDGRSVRMIGINAPEIGRKGRTSEPFAEAAKRRLQALVKASDGRVGLVLGVEPKDKYGRTLAHVYARTGDNLEARLLGEGLGYRVAVAPNVRLVACQQVAEQSARKAGAGLWRSSPVLRASQVRESGFAVIGGTIRNIARNRGGIWLELETGVVLQVPARLQRNFPKGFFDNLKGRQVEARGWVLDRSRKGGLKPGQRRWVLPITDPSMLERISS, encoded by the coding sequence ATGCGCATGGCGAATCCTTCGGGCTTCGCGTTGTTGCTGAAAAAGGCGCCCCTTGTGGGCGCCTTTTTTGTGGGCGCGCTTTGGCAAGTGCCGGCCCTGGCGTTTTGCCCATTGCCGGACAGGCCGCAGATCGTGGCAGTGCGTCAGGTGGTCGATGGCGATACCCTGCGCCTTACCGATGGTCGCAGCGTGCGCATGATTGGCATCAACGCCCCGGAGATAGGGCGCAAGGGGCGCACCAGCGAACCGTTTGCCGAGGCCGCCAAGCGGCGTTTGCAAGCCTTGGTCAAAGCCAGCGACGGCCGTGTCGGCTTGGTGCTCGGCGTCGAGCCCAAGGACAAGTACGGCCGGACGCTGGCACATGTTTACGCCCGCACTGGCGACAATCTTGAAGCGCGATTGCTTGGCGAAGGGCTTGGTTATCGCGTCGCGGTTGCGCCCAATGTGCGTTTGGTGGCGTGCCAGCAAGTGGCCGAGCAATCGGCGCGCAAGGCAGGCGCTGGCCTTTGGCGCAGTTCACCGGTACTTCGCGCAAGCCAGGTCCGCGAGTCGGGCTTTGCAGTGATCGGCGGCACCATCCGGAATATTGCACGCAATCGTGGCGGCATCTGGCTGGAACTGGAAACTGGCGTGGTGCTTCAGGTTCCCGCTCGTCTGCAACGCAACTTCCCCAAAGGCTTCTTCGATAACCTCAAGGGACGCCAGGTCGAGGCGCGTGGTTGGGTGCTGGATCGTTCCCGCAAGGGTGGGCTCAAGCCGGGGCAGCGACGCTGGGTGTTGCCAATCACCGACCCGAGCATGCTGGAGCGCATTTCAAGCTGA
- a CDS encoding malic enzyme-like NAD(P)-binding protein: MSDLKTAALEYHAQPRPGKLSVELSKPTATARDLALAYSPGVAEPVREIGRDPELAYKYTGKGNLVAVISDGTAILGLGDLGPLASKPVMEGKGVLFKRFAGIDVFDIEVESESPQAFIDTVRRISITFGGINLEDIKAPECFEIERTLIEQCDIPVFHDDQHGTAIVTAAGMINALEIAGKKLEDAKIVCLGAGAAAISCMKLLVSMGAKVENIFMIDRSGVIHAGRDDLNQYKAQFAHATDKRTLADALDGADVFVGLSGPNLLSAEGLKSMAANPIVFACSNPDPEISPELAHATRNDVIMATGRSDYPNQVNNVLGFPFIFRGALDVRAKRINEEMKIAAAIALKDLAKLPVPKEVCEAYGVEGLEFGREYIIPKPLDARLITVVSDAVAKAAIESGVATLPYPKHYPLNSVDEVFNG, from the coding sequence ATGTCAGACCTGAAAACCGCCGCTCTCGAATACCACGCTCAACCTCGTCCGGGGAAACTGAGCGTCGAGCTCTCCAAGCCCACCGCCACCGCCCGCGATCTCGCCCTGGCCTACAGCCCAGGCGTTGCAGAACCGGTGCGTGAAATCGGCCGTGATCCTGAGCTGGCCTACAAATACACTGGCAAGGGCAACCTTGTTGCAGTTATTTCCGATGGCACCGCCATCCTCGGTCTGGGTGACCTTGGCCCACTGGCTTCCAAGCCGGTCATGGAAGGCAAGGGTGTTCTGTTCAAGCGTTTCGCCGGTATCGACGTATTCGATATCGAAGTCGAGTCGGAAAGCCCGCAAGCTTTCATTGACACCGTTCGCCGCATCTCGATCACCTTCGGTGGCATCAACCTCGAAGACATCAAGGCGCCAGAGTGCTTCGAAATCGAGCGCACCCTGATCGAGCAGTGCGACATTCCAGTGTTCCACGATGACCAGCACGGCACCGCAATCGTTACCGCAGCCGGTATGATCAACGCCCTGGAAATCGCAGGCAAAAAGCTCGAAGACGCCAAGATCGTCTGCCTGGGTGCCGGCGCTGCCGCCATCTCCTGCATGAAGCTGCTGGTCAGCATGGGCGCCAAGGTCGAAAACATCTTCATGATCGACCGCAGCGGCGTGATCCACGCTGGCCGTGACGACCTGAACCAGTACAAGGCCCAGTTCGCTCACGCTACCGACAAACGCACCCTGGCTGATGCGCTGGACGGTGCCGATGTGTTCGTTGGCCTGTCCGGCCCGAACCTGCTGAGCGCGGAAGGCCTGAAATCGATGGCTGCCAACCCGATCGTGTTCGCCTGCTCGAACCCGGACCCGGAGATCTCGCCAGAGCTGGCTCATGCCACCCGCAACGACGTGATCATGGCTACCGGTCGTTCCGACTACCCGAACCAGGTCAACAACGTGCTGGGCTTCCCGTTCATCTTCCGTGGTGCCCTGGACGTACGCGCCAAGCGTATCAACGAAGAAATGAAGATCGCCGCCGCCATCGCCCTGAAGGACCTGGCCAAGCTGCCGGTGCCTAAGGAAGTTTGCGAAGCCTATGGCGTTGAAGGCCTGGAATTCGGTCGCGAGTACATCATTCCGAAGCCGCTGGACGCACGTCTGATCACCGTGGTTTCCGATGCCGTAGCCAAGGCTGCCATCGAATCCGGCGTGGCTACCCTGCCATATCCGAAGCACTACCCGCTCAACAGCGTTGACGAAGTGTTCAACGGCTGA
- a CDS encoding penicillin-binding protein 1A, whose product MRLLKFFWWSFVAVICALVLGVSGAFLYLSPNLPSVDSLRSIQLQIPLRVYSSDGKLIAEFGEMRRSPIRFADIPPQFIQALLSAEDDNFLNHYGVDPGSLMRAATQLVKTGHIQTGGSTITMQVAKNFFLTSERSFSRKTNEILLALQIERELTKDEILELYVNKIYLGNRAYGIDAAAQVYYGKSIRDVSLAQMAMIAGLPKAPSRFNPLANPVRAKERRDWILGRMYKLGKIDEASYQAALAEPLNASYHVSAPEVNAPYIAEMARAEMVGRYGSDAYTEGFRVTTTVPSDMQEIANKAVHGGLSDYDERHGYRGPESRFPGKGQAAWLQELNKQRTLGGLEPAIVTQVDKSGLKVLTRGGKEEDVAWDTMKWARPFINSNAQGRAPQSPADVAQVGDLVRVQRLDDGKLKFSQVPAAQSALITLDPYNGAIRALVGGFSFEQSNYNRAMQAKRQPGSSFKPFIYSAALDSGYTAASLVNDAPIVFVDEYLDKEWRPKNDTNTFLGPIRMREALYKSRNLVSIRLLQAMGVGRTIDYITKFGFNKQDLPPNLSLALGTATLTPMEIATGWSTFANGGYKINPYLIERIESRNGETLFTANPARVPQGAEDDAGLAAPEQPISTASLPGEAPSVPGLPAPATQVPVTAEQIIDGRTTYILTSMLQDVIKRGTGRRALALGRTDLAGKTGTTNESKDAWFSGYNADYVTTVWVGFDQPETLGRREYGGTAALPIWMSFMGAALKDKPNHPPAEPEGILSLRVDPVSGRAASPSTPNAYFELFKAEDSPPSVDELGNGAAPGSPLPADEAAPMDLF is encoded by the coding sequence ATACGCCTGCTGAAGTTCTTCTGGTGGTCTTTCGTCGCAGTCATCTGCGCGCTCGTACTCGGTGTGAGCGGTGCGTTTCTGTATCTTAGCCCCAACCTGCCGTCGGTCGATTCGCTCAGAAGCATCCAGTTGCAGATCCCCCTGAGGGTGTACAGCAGCGATGGCAAGCTGATCGCCGAGTTTGGCGAAATGCGCCGCTCGCCCATCCGCTTCGCGGACATTCCCCCGCAATTCATTCAGGCGCTTCTGTCAGCAGAGGACGACAATTTCCTCAATCACTACGGCGTCGACCCGGGAAGCCTGATGCGCGCCGCGACCCAACTGGTGAAAACCGGTCACATACAGACCGGCGGCAGCACAATCACCATGCAGGTGGCGAAGAACTTCTTCCTCACCAGCGAGCGCAGCTTCTCGCGCAAGACCAACGAGATTCTCCTGGCCCTGCAGATCGAGCGCGAACTGACCAAGGACGAAATCCTCGAGCTGTACGTGAACAAGATCTACCTGGGCAACCGCGCCTACGGCATCGACGCTGCCGCACAGGTTTACTATGGCAAGTCGATCCGTGACGTGAGCCTGGCGCAGATGGCGATGATCGCCGGCCTGCCCAAGGCACCGTCGCGCTTCAACCCTTTGGCCAACCCGGTGCGTGCAAAAGAGCGTCGCGACTGGATCCTGGGCCGCATGTACAAGCTCGGCAAGATTGACGAGGCGAGCTACCAGGCCGCCCTGGCCGAACCGCTCAACGCCAGCTACCACGTATCGGCGCCTGAGGTTAACGCGCCCTACATCGCCGAGATGGCCCGTGCCGAAATGGTTGGCCGCTATGGCAGCGATGCGTATACCGAGGGTTTCCGCGTCACCACCACAGTGCCGAGCGACATGCAGGAAATCGCCAACAAGGCCGTTCACGGTGGCCTGTCCGATTATGATGAGCGCCACGGCTACCGCGGCCCTGAATCGCGCTTCCCGGGCAAAGGCCAGGCTGCCTGGCTGCAGGAATTGAACAAGCAGCGCACCTTGGGCGGGCTGGAACCGGCCATCGTTACCCAGGTTGATAAGAGTGGCCTGAAGGTGCTGACCCGTGGCGGCAAGGAAGAAGACGTCGCCTGGGACACCATGAAGTGGGCGCGCCCGTTCATCAATAGCAATGCGCAGGGCCGGGCGCCACAATCGCCGGCAGACGTAGCCCAGGTTGGCGACCTGGTGCGCGTGCAGCGGCTGGACGACGGCAAACTGAAGTTCAGCCAGGTGCCGGCAGCACAGAGTGCACTGATTACTCTGGACCCTTACAACGGCGCCATCCGTGCGCTGGTTGGGGGTTTCTCGTTCGAGCAGAGCAACTACAACCGCGCCATGCAGGCCAAGCGCCAGCCAGGGTCAAGCTTCAAGCCGTTCATCTATAGCGCAGCACTGGACAGTGGCTATACCGCCGCCAGCCTGGTCAACGACGCTCCGATCGTGTTCGTCGACGAGTACCTGGACAAGGAATGGCGACCCAAGAATGACACCAACACCTTCCTCGGCCCGATTCGAATGCGCGAAGCGCTGTACAAGTCGCGCAACCTGGTATCGATCCGCCTGCTGCAGGCCATGGGCGTAGGGCGTACCATCGACTACATCACCAAGTTCGGCTTCAACAAACAGGACCTGCCGCCCAACCTGTCGCTGGCATTGGGCACCGCGACCCTGACGCCAATGGAAATCGCCACCGGCTGGAGCACCTTCGCCAACGGTGGTTACAAGATCAACCCGTACCTGATCGAGCGCATCGAGAGCCGCAACGGCGAGACGCTGTTCACCGCCAACCCTGCGCGCGTGCCGCAGGGCGCCGAAGACGATGCGGGCCTGGCGGCACCAGAACAGCCGATCAGCACGGCGTCGCTGCCAGGTGAGGCGCCGTCCGTTCCTGGCCTGCCCGCACCCGCCACACAGGTACCGGTAACCGCCGAGCAGATCATTGATGGCCGTACCACCTACATCCTCACCAGCATGCTGCAAGACGTGATCAAACGCGGGACCGGGCGCCGCGCCCTGGCCCTGGGTCGTACGGACCTGGCGGGCAAGACCGGCACCACCAACGAGTCCAAGGATGCCTGGTTCTCCGGCTACAACGCCGATTACGTCACTACCGTCTGGGTCGGTTTCGACCAGCCGGAAACCCTGGGTCGCCGCGAATACGGCGGGACGGCTGCCCTGCCGATCTGGATGAGCTTCATGGGCGCGGCCCTGAAGGACAAGCCCAACCACCCGCCTGCAGAACCGGAAGGCATCCTCAGCCTGCGGGTCGACCCGGTCAGCGGTCGTGCGGCCTCTCCAAGCACGCCTAACGCCTACTTCGAACTGTTCAAGGCTGAAGATTCGCCACCGTCGGTGGATGAACTGGGCAACGGTGCAGCGCCGGGCAGCCCGCTGCCGGCCGATGAAGCGGCGCCCATGGATCTGTTCTGA
- the ltrA gene encoding group II intron reverse transcriptase/maturase — MKELSQQGEPALSGTPQQWHDVDWRRVQRNVRGMQVRIAKACREGKWRKVKSLQRMLTHSKSARYLAVRRVTENQGSRTAGVDRQLWDTPNAKWNAVGQLKTRGYRARPLRRVYIPKSDGRERPLGIPTMTDRAMQALYMLALSPIAETQGDPNSYGFRIERCTADAMAQLFLCLSKQASACWVLDADIEGFFDNINHEWLLGNAPTDNRMLRQWLKAGVIHKGQLHATDAGTPQGGIISPVLANLALDGLETLLKQHLGVTRAKKLKVNVVRYADDFVITGTSSEVLENEVKPWVEQFLAKRGLRLSLKKTRIAHIDEGFDFLGWNFRKYEGKLLIKPSKKNVKAFYGKIREAINTHKTSKQEDLIQLLNPMLRGWALYHQPVVAKQTYSRMDHRVFVKLWRWAKRRHPNKSLDWVRKKYFRASGERNWVFATTTVDDAGRRREIELCSLASTPIERHKKVSGDYNPYDPAMEAQSEKLRMDRMLKKLQYRKQIGSLYASQNGLCLLCKQPITKETGWHDHHIIHRAVDGGDALANRVLLHPNCHNQLHTRGLYVTKPAPLGGLKKA; from the coding sequence ATGAAAGAGCTCAGCCAGCAAGGTGAGCCTGCGCTTTCCGGCACTCCGCAGCAGTGGCATGACGTCGATTGGCGTCGGGTTCAGCGGAATGTCCGGGGAATGCAGGTGCGAATTGCGAAGGCTTGTCGGGAAGGCAAATGGCGCAAGGTTAAATCCCTGCAACGGATGCTTACCCACTCGAAGTCGGCCAGATACTTGGCCGTACGGAGAGTCACGGAAAATCAGGGAAGCCGCACGGCGGGAGTCGATAGGCAACTCTGGGACACACCCAACGCTAAATGGAATGCGGTTGGTCAGTTGAAGACGCGGGGTTACCGGGCTCGGCCACTACGGCGAGTCTACATCCCGAAGTCGGATGGACGGGAACGCCCTCTGGGCATACCGACCATGACGGATAGGGCCATGCAAGCACTGTACATGCTGGCCCTGTCTCCCATCGCAGAAACCCAGGGCGATCCGAATAGCTACGGCTTTAGGATCGAACGTTGTACGGCGGATGCGATGGCGCAGCTCTTCCTGTGTCTTTCCAAACAGGCTTCCGCCTGTTGGGTTTTGGACGCAGACATCGAAGGGTTCTTCGACAACATCAACCATGAATGGCTGTTAGGAAACGCCCCTACGGATAACCGGATGCTTCGGCAGTGGTTGAAGGCTGGAGTCATCCACAAGGGGCAGTTGCACGCAACGGATGCAGGCACGCCACAAGGGGGAATTATCTCCCCGGTGTTGGCGAATCTGGCACTGGATGGTCTGGAAACACTCCTCAAGCAACACCTAGGAGTGACAAGGGCGAAGAAGCTGAAGGTGAATGTGGTGCGATACGCGGATGATTTCGTGATTACTGGCACTTCCTCGGAAGTGCTGGAGAACGAAGTAAAACCTTGGGTAGAACAGTTCCTCGCGAAGCGTGGACTGCGGTTGTCACTCAAGAAAACGCGTATTGCTCACATCGACGAAGGCTTCGACTTCCTTGGATGGAATTTCCGGAAATACGAAGGAAAGCTGCTGATCAAACCGAGCAAAAAGAACGTTAAAGCGTTCTACGGCAAGATCAGGGAGGCAATCAACACCCACAAGACGAGTAAGCAAGAGGATCTAATCCAACTGCTAAATCCGATGCTGAGGGGTTGGGCGCTATACCATCAGCCAGTGGTAGCCAAGCAAACGTACAGCCGGATGGACCACCGAGTGTTTGTAAAACTGTGGCGTTGGGCGAAACGGCGACATCCAAACAAGTCCCTCGACTGGGTTAGGAAGAAGTACTTCCGAGCCTCCGGAGAACGGAACTGGGTTTTCGCCACCACGACAGTGGACGATGCTGGGAGGAGACGGGAGATCGAGCTTTGCTCGCTCGCGAGCACGCCGATCGAGCGACACAAAAAGGTGAGTGGGGATTACAACCCTTATGACCCTGCCATGGAGGCCCAAAGCGAAAAACTGCGGATGGACCGGATGCTGAAAAAGCTGCAGTACCGGAAACAAATCGGCAGCCTATACGCCAGCCAAAACGGCCTGTGTTTGCTTTGCAAGCAACCGATCACCAAGGAAACGGGGTGGCACGACCACCACATCATCCACCGGGCCGTTGACGGTGGTGACGCCTTGGCCAATCGGGTACTCTTGCACCCCAACTGTCATAACCAGCTCCACACGCGTGGTCTGTACGTGACCAAGCCGGCTCCCCTTGGGGGCTTAAAGAAGGCTTGA